GCGAGACACCGCTCTCGTTGTGCGGGATCGCGGCGAGGTCGGGCGCGAGCCGCGACACCGCCCGGTTGACGACGTTGTGCCGGACGGCGTCGGACCGGGGCAGCTCAAGCGAGAGCTCGATCAGTCGCCGATCGAGGAACGGATAGACCGTCGGAAGCACCTGCGCGTCGCCGTAGCGGTCGAAGGACGTCTCGTTGGTCAGCGGGTACCAGAACCCGGTTCGATCGAGCGCCGCCACCGACGGGTGGTCGATTCCGTGGTCACGGACGCCGTCAGCGGTCGTCTCCAGGGATCGTTTCAGCACCCGTCGAGCGTCGGGAATCTCGTCGGTATCGACGTACGACGGCGTCTCGGCCGCGCGGCTCTCCATATACCGGTGGAGGTCGTCGATCTGACGCTCGATCGGCAGCGAGAGCTCGCCGAACGGCGTGGGGACGCGGCGTCGGGACAGCGTCCACCCCTTGAAGAAGACGTCGGCGTACAGCCCCGAGACGAGCGCGTCGACGTCCGCCCGGAGCTCGTCGGCGACCGCGAGGGTTCGAGCCTCGTTGAACCAGCCGATACCGTTGCCGTGGCGGGCGTACCCCTCGAGGAGCGCGGGCGTTCGGTCCGGCCCCAGCTCGAACCGGGTGAAGTGAACGCCGATGGCGTCGGCGACCCGCGCCGCGACGGTCGACTCGCCGGCCGAGCCGGCCGCGAAGCCGTACGCCCGATCGGGCTCGAGGACGGCCGCGAGCAGTCGCGAGTCGCTCCCCCCGGAAAGCAACAGCCCGTGTCGACGGTCGGCCCGAATCCGATCGCCGATCGCGTCGGTGAACCGGTCGACGAATCGATCGACGAAGCGGTCGATCGGTCGGTCTCTCGGCTGTGGGGTCGGATACCAGTACCGCTCGCACTCGATTCGGTCCGGGCTCGCGGCGTTGACGGTCACGATCGACGCGGGCGGGAGCTGGGCGACGTCCTCGAAGGGGGTCTCGATCCCACGGACGGTCTTGTGAGCGAGGTACTCAACGAGGGACGCGGGATCGAACGCGGCCGGAACGTCGGGATGGCCGACCAGCGACTGCACGGACGACGAAAAGCGGAGGCGATCCGTGTTCGAGTGGTAGTAGACCGGTCGACTGCCGAGCAGATCCGTCACGAGTCGTAGCGTTCGTTCCTCCCGTTCGAGGACGCACGCGACGAACTCGCCGTTCAGTTCGGTCAGCGCCCCGAGCCCGTCGGCGGCGTAGGCGCGGGCGCAGTAAGCCGGCGTCGAGACGCCGATCGGCCGTCGCTCCCAGGAGCCGTTCCGCCGACGGCCGTAGACGGTGCCGATCACGACCAGCGTCGCCCCCCGTTCCGGAACGGAGATCGGCTGCGGTGACGGCTCGTGGGTCGCGGCGACGCAGGTCAGTCCCGCTTCGTCGGTGCGTGCGATCTCGCCGACGCTTCCGCGATCGATCCAGTCCAGCAGCGGATCGATCTCCGGACGGTGCTCCCCGAACGCGCCACAGACCCCGACCATCGTACCCGTCTCTGGGGAAACACCGGGAAAGTGGCTTCGGCCTATCTATCCAACTTGCGGTGCTTGCGCCTGCAGACGTCCGTCAGCTGTCGCTTCGGAGCAGCGTGGCGAACTCCCGGGCGAACGACTCGACGGCCTCCCAGTCGGTGTACTCGTAGTCCCGCGCGGTGTCGGTGTCCCCGCCGGATCGCCCGGCGATTCGGCGCATCACGAACCGCTTGAGCAGGCCGTACTCGCTGTACTTGAGCGCCCCCGCGACGGCGAGCGTGCCGTCAGGATCCCATCCCGTCTCCTCGAGGAACGCTTCGAGCAGCTCCGTCGCGGGCGCACGCTCCTCCGGATCGTCGTGAGCCGCCGTGAGACTGACCGAGAGAAAGGCCGAGGGACGCCGGTTCAGCGTCTCGAGGTGCTCCCGGACGAACGTCTCGACGGAGGACTGGTGGCTGCCGAGGTGGATCGAGGCGCCGACGACGATCCCGTCGTAGGCGTCAGGCTCGAGGACGTCGGGTGGGTGAGCGAGGTGGACCAGCGTCGGATCGTGGCCCTCGGCCTCGAGGACGTCGCCAATGCGCTCGGCGACGGTCGCCGTCTGGCCCTCGGTCGTTCCGTAGCAGAGTAGCACCGTCGCCATCAGTGGCCACCCCGGACTGTGTGAACGCGCATACGCGCCCTTCCACACCGATCCCCATCAAGCCCCAGCTGCGGTTCGCTCAGAGCGCGAGCCGATCCCCCAGCGCGGGAGCCGCGGCGTCGAACCCGTCCTCGCGGAGGTCCGCAGCGAACTCCTCGCAGCGGTCGCCGTGATTGACCAACACGTGTGCGTCCGCGTACTCCTCGAGGAAGGCGAGCAGTCCCTCTCGATCCGCGTGGGCCGAGAAATCGTACTGCTCGACCTGCGCGCTGACCCGCATCGAGCGGCCGTCGATGACCGCGCTGCCGGTCTCGTAGAGCTCGCGGCCGGGCGTCCCCTCGACCTGGTGACCCGTCAGGGCGATCTTGTTGGTCGGGTGCGAGCGGACGGCGGGAACGTAGGTCATCGCGGGGCCGCCGTGGAGCATTCCGCTCGTCGTGACGATCACCGTGTTCTGCTCGGCGATGCGTTTCCGCTGGCCGTCCCGGCCGTCGACGAAGCGGGCGTTGCCCTTCGCCCGCCGGAGCAGGTCGGGATCGCGCAGGAACTCCCGGTTGGGCTCGCGGAGGAACAGCTCCGTCACCCGTTTCCCCATCCCGTCGACGTAACACTCGAGATCGTGTTGCTCGCAGAGACAGAGCATCTCCTGGGTGCGCCCGATCGCGAACGCGGGGACGACGACGGTGCCGCCCTCCCAGAGGGTTCGCTCGAGGCTGTCGACGAACGCCTGCTCGATCTCCGCGCGTGGCGGGCGGGTGACGTCGGCGTAGGTGCTCTCGCAGATCACGGCGTCGGCCGGGGGTCGGGCGGTCGTCCCCGAGAGGAGCTGCTGGTCCTCGGTGTGGAAGTCGCCAGTGTACAGCAGCCGCGTGTCGCCGTCCGAGACCAACACGTGGGCGCTACCGGGGACGTGACCCGCGTCGAAGAACGTGATCTCGTAGCCTGCGGCCTCGAAGGGGTCGCCGTAGCCGTGGGTCTCCGACACCTGCGTGAGGCGGGCGAGTTCGGTCTCGGTGAACGGGCAGTTGTACGTCCCGCCGTGGAGCTCGAGCGTATCCCGCGCGAGCACCATCGCGAGCTCGGAGGTCGGCGACGTCCAGTGGATCGGCGGGCGGGCCTCCCCCGACAGCAGCGTCGGGATCGAGCCGACGTGATCGAGGTGGCCGTGGCTGACGACGACGGCGTCGGGGTCGACGTCCTCGATCGGAAACGACGGCGGGTTCCCCGAGTCCATCCCGAAATCGATCAGCAGGGAGTCGTCGACGAGAACCGCGCTCCGGCCGATCTCGCGAGCCCCGCCCAGCAACCGAACGTCCATGCAGGGGCGTTCTCACTCGACTCGCTTGCCTCCGTCGATCCGCCAGCTCAGCGGTCGTCGCCGAGCGACCGACCGACGAGAAAGAGCAATCCGATACACAGTACGACCATGACGGCCTGGGAGCCGGCCGCGATCGGG
This genomic window from Natronococcus occultus SP4 contains:
- a CDS encoding asparagine synthase-related protein, encoding MVGVCGAFGEHRPEIDPLLDWIDRGSVGEIARTDEAGLTCVAATHEPSPQPISVPERGATLVVIGTVYGRRRNGSWERRPIGVSTPAYCARAYAADGLGALTELNGEFVACVLEREERTLRLVTDLLGSRPVYYHSNTDRLRFSSSVQSLVGHPDVPAAFDPASLVEYLAHKTVRGIETPFEDVAQLPPASIVTVNAASPDRIECERYWYPTPQPRDRPIDRFVDRFVDRFTDAIGDRIRADRRHGLLLSGGSDSRLLAAVLEPDRAYGFAAGSAGESTVAARVADAIGVHFTRFELGPDRTPALLEGYARHGNGIGWFNEARTLAVADELRADVDALVSGLYADVFFKGWTLSRRRVPTPFGELSLPIERQIDDLHRYMESRAAETPSYVDTDEIPDARRVLKRSLETTADGVRDHGIDHPSVAALDRTGFWYPLTNETSFDRYGDAQVLPTVYPFLDRRLIELSLELPRSDAVRHNVVNRAVSRLAPDLAAIPHNESGVSLDRAETVHWLARIYRDRLEDSSGGANAETLREGWLPTFLEDREATIRALPGIDYEAVRRRCRDHRRGENHTGELSALVSLLAMPATRTAVESEDATIEPDPGR
- a CDS encoding MBL fold metallo-hydrolase; this translates as MDVRLLGGAREIGRSAVLVDDSLLIDFGMDSGNPPSFPIEDVDPDAVVVSHGHLDHVGSIPTLLSGEARPPIHWTSPTSELAMVLARDTLELHGGTYNCPFTETELARLTQVSETHGYGDPFEAAGYEITFFDAGHVPGSAHVLVSDGDTRLLYTGDFHTEDQQLLSGTTARPPADAVICESTYADVTRPPRAEIEQAFVDSLERTLWEGGTVVVPAFAIGRTQEMLCLCEQHDLECYVDGMGKRVTELFLREPNREFLRDPDLLRRAKGNARFVDGRDGQRKRIAEQNTVIVTTSGMLHGGPAMTYVPAVRSHPTNKIALTGHQVEGTPGRELYETGSAVIDGRSMRVSAQVEQYDFSAHADREGLLAFLEEYADAHVLVNHGDRCEEFAADLREDGFDAAAPALGDRLAL
- a CDS encoding flavodoxin domain-containing protein, whose amino-acid sequence is MATVLLCYGTTEGQTATVAERIGDVLEAEGHDPTLVHLAHPPDVLEPDAYDGIVVGASIHLGSHQSSVETFVREHLETLNRRPSAFLSVSLTAAHDDPEERAPATELLEAFLEETGWDPDGTLAVAGALKYSEYGLLKRFVMRRIAGRSGGDTDTARDYEYTDWEAVESFAREFATLLRSDS